The Zingiber officinale cultivar Zhangliang chromosome 9A, Zo_v1.1, whole genome shotgun sequence genome window below encodes:
- the LOC122019183 gene encoding proline-rich protein HaeIII subfamily 1-like: MAPAANPGHPHPIEVRDATRGRVGQPQDGGQPRLGPRQRPDAGQSAPGSGQPAASPRRRPARGGGQPAAAASPQRRPALSGGQPAAAANPQRRPSRGGGQPTMAANPRPARGHPGDHVVAERGR, translated from the coding sequence ATGGCACCGGCAGCCAACCCCGGCCACCCACATCCAATCGAGGTCAGGGACGCGACGCGGGGCAGAGTCGGCCAGCCACAGGACGGCGGCCAGCCACGGCTAGGCCCACGCCAGCGGCCAGACGCCGGCCAGTCAGCGCCTGGCAGCGGCCAGCCCGCGGCCAGCCCGCGGCGGCGGCCAGCCCGCGGCGGCGGCCAGCCCGCGGCGGCGGCCAGCCCGCAGCGGCGGCCAGCCCTCAGCGGCGGCCAGCCCGCGGCGGCGGCCAACCCTCAGCGACGGCCATCCCGCGGCGGCGGCCAGCCCACGATGGCGGCCAACCCGCGTCCAGCCCGCGGCCACCCCGGAGATCACGTCGTCGCCGAGAGAGGGAGATGA